In the genome of Streptomyces lydicus, the window TGAACGCCGAGATCGCCGCGATACGCGCCACGGCGAAGCGCGGGGCCATCGTCAACACCTCCAGCGTCGGCAGCCTGATGGGCAACCCCGAGCTGCCCGCGTACGGCGCGACGAAGGGGGCGCTCAACAGCCTCACCGCGTCGGCAGCCGTCACCTACGGCCCGGAGGGGATCCGCGTCAACGCCGTCGCGCCCGGCACCACGCTCACCGAGATGCTGGAGGACTGGGAGGAGGAGTCCCCGGGCACCATCGCGCAGCTCAACGCCCTGACCCCGCTGGGCCGCGTCGCCGACCCGGACGAGATCGCCCAGGCCGCAGCCTGGCTCCTCAGCGACCGTGCCTCCTATGTCACCGGGACGGTCCTGCGCGTCGACGGCGGCATGCGGGCCTGAAGCCGAGCAGCCCGCTGCTGGTGCATGAGCTGGACGGCAGTCTGTGGCGGGCCCGTAGGAAAGGGCGTGGCGGGGCCCGCAGGAAAGGGCGTGGCGGGTCCCGGACGAAGGGGTGTGGCGGGTCCCGTACGAAGGGGTGTGGCGGGTCCCGTACGAGGTGCCGGCACTGTGCGGCCTTGGGTTGGCCGGGTGGTGTTGGTGCGTCCAGGCAGGGGTGTTGCGGGGAGGCGGCACGCCGTTGCGCCCCCGCGTGGCCATCATGGGCATCCGGTCCGCCCGGCCGTCAGGAGTGCCGGGCGGGAAGGGAAGGTGATGACGGTGGAGTTGTTCCCGCCGATCCCGTTCGCCGAGTGGCGGGACACCAAAGAGACGCTGCATCGCTTCGCTCAGATCGTGGGGAAGGTCCGGCTGGCCGCCGCTCCGCGGCGCAACCACTGGTGGAACGTGCCGTTCCATCTCACCGGACGCGGAATCACCAGCCGCCCGATGGGGCAGGTCGACGGGAACCCGGTCTTCACAGTCGATTTTGACTTCGTCGGTCATCAGCTGGTCGTCGCGGTGTTGGACGGCCGGTCGGTCTCCTTCCCGCTCGTCGGTCACTCCGTGGCGTCCTTTTACGCCGCGGTCATGGAGTCGCTGGCCACGCTGGGCGTCCGGGTGGAGCTCGACATCCCCCGGCCGTTCGACCTGCCCGACGCCGGCCGTCCGTTCGCCGAGGACACCGAGCACGCGACCTACGACGCCGGGCATGCCACCCGCTACTGGCAGGTCCTCAGCCAGGTGGCGTCGGTGCTGGAGGAGTTCGCCGCGGGCTATTCGGGGAAGGTCAGCCCGGTGCATCACTTCTGGCACACCTTCGACATCGCCCACACCCGGTTCTCCGACCGGCGTATCGACCAGCCCGGACAGGTCGACCCGGTGACCCGGGAGGCGTACTCCCGGGAGGTCATCAGCTTCGGCTTCTGGTTCGGCGACGACTCCTTCGCCGCGCCCGCGTTCTACTCCTACACCGCTCCGGAGCCCGCCGGCCTGGCCGAGGAGCCACTGGAGCCCGCGGCGGCGCAGTGGGCCGACCGCGGCGGCAGCCACTTGGCGGTGCTGCCGTACGACGAGGCCCGCATCGCGGCCGATCCCCGTGCTGCCGTGCTCGGTTTCTACGAGAGCGCGTATCGGGCCGGGGCCCGCCGTGCCGGATGGGACCGTGAACGGCTCGCCTGCCCGGGCGGGGTGACGGACCCGTATCTGCGGAGGGAGGGGGTGGCTCCCTGATGGGGATGGCCCCTTAGATGACCGGGGGGCGGCCCAGCTTCGTCATGCGCCAGACCGTGCGCCAGCGCATCGGCCGCCGCCGTCCGCACGGGGTCCGTACCCCCTCGGCGAAACCCGCGGCCCAGGCGCGCAGGCCTGCCGCCGAGCGGGTGCGGACGGCTGTCAGTGCGGCCCATACGCCGAGGTAGAGCGGCACCAGGAGCGCGGGGAGGTGCCGCTTGGCCAGCCAGACGCGGTTTCTGGCGACCATGCGGTGGTAGACGGCGTGCCGGGTGGGCGAGGTGTACGGGTGCTGGAGCACCAGTTCCGGCGCGTAGCGGATGTGCCAGCCGTCGTCCAGGGCCC includes:
- a CDS encoding DUF5996 family protein; translation: MELFPPIPFAEWRDTKETLHRFAQIVGKVRLAAAPRRNHWWNVPFHLTGRGITSRPMGQVDGNPVFTVDFDFVGHQLVVAVLDGRSVSFPLVGHSVASFYAAVMESLATLGVRVELDIPRPFDLPDAGRPFAEDTEHATYDAGHATRYWQVLSQVASVLEEFAAGYSGKVSPVHHFWHTFDIAHTRFSDRRIDQPGQVDPVTREAYSREVISFGFWFGDDSFAAPAFYSYTAPEPAGLAEEPLEPAAAQWADRGGSHLAVLPYDEARIAADPRAAVLGFYESAYRAGARRAGWDRERLACPGGVTDPYLRREGVAP